The DNA segment TActtagtaaaaataaaagagccATCATctaaagtttatttttgtagCTGTCGTTTAAAAGCAAATTGCagtttgtaaaaatataaatataaagactGCAATGGGAAGTCAAgtcatctgtgttttctctgggaCAATTAGGATTATTACATCTTGAAGCATTGTGAAGGGAATAAAGATTCTACCAcgaatacatttattttaacattcaaTCATCATGTTGGAAAATATTACCTTTGCCACGGAGGcagttttcaccactgtctgtttgtttgtttgttcttgaGCAAGattccacaaaaacaactggatggatTATCACAAAACTGCCAACATTTTGGTGAGGATTTTTTTTgccactttcttaaacattgtgaaattgggaggttttcaacattttccttgatttgtcagagaataattcatggttctcgatttaaaataaacacaggggactgatattaatgagtgtgtgaaatctggtgcagattcaaataaaaatgtggatctacTTAGCCTAATTTGGATGTGGTgtcataagaggactgttggtccttggcagaggtatacactctactgagtgacattatAGAGGGGATATacctttttacatttgttttttttattttaaagtgactGAAGACTAGACTAGAGACTaattatcttctttttttccccccaccttttaattaatttaaaatcatcATTGTCCTAAATGCCAGATTTTCCCAGCTCTTCACACAGGGTCACTGGGCCACGATTTGGTTCCATCTGTAGTGTTGCTCAGCCCAATTCATATGTACATGTGGAACATTTTCTGATTGCTTTTACCATGTTTCATCACAGACATTTTACCACAGCTGCTGcccttcattttctttcaggaTCCAACAGATGCTTCAAggtctttccctcctcctccaactcgtcctcgtcctccaactcgtcctcgtcctcctcatcatcacgtCTGACCTTCCTGCCTGTGGATGAGAGCACAAggtgacaaaagaaaagaggggaatCATTCTCACTCATTCTCACTCACACGATATCACTCTCATGATGTCATGactttttatctatttgtacatGTACTGTTCTGCAAGCAGCTGCAACCCGAGCATCACTGTTCACAGAACTCACCAACCTGGGAACTGGTTTCTTGCAGAACCTGAACTTAGAGGAAACTTTGGTTTGAGgttccatgtgtgttttcacttgattttaaaaactcagatgtttttgtgtttttttatagtgtgtattgttttgccTAAATCATATTTACACTTTTAGTGCTTGGTGGAATCATCAGTCGTGAGAAAAGTGACACTGATCttgttattgatttttttgtgtttactcTAAATCTAGTTAGGAGGACCCCTGCAAAGTGACACATCTCAAGGACTCTgaatcagacatgtttatgaatattatataaaCTGTTAAATGACATTTTGTCCAGAGTTTGTTACAATACAATACATAATATTATAGCcagaatgaaaaacaatgtgCTCCATGTTGTAAGATGCCAGCGGGTGTCGTCCTGATTGCAGAAcaagaaatggaaaaactgcATTGACATGAGACAACAGTCTGTTGTCTCAtctttttcataaaaaaaaatctaagttcATTTTTAAAGCCTTAATGTCTGATCTCATTAATTGTATTACCTGTTGACATAGTCACTCAATGATGTTGGTTTTTTATGTCTATTTTAATAAAGacataaacatattttccagctgtgaattaaattataattacaattatactggtgttttttatttttatttgtttatggtTTAAACATGCTCACAAcaccacctagtgtttcaaactgtcttgGACCAATGCTTACATAGAATCAACCCTTTGGCATGTCTCTATGTCATGACATTAATATATCTGAAAAAGTGAACACCCTCTAGTTGTAGCTCCCTGCCACCAGTGACTGATCGTGAGTGGGAATCTGTCAAGCAGTTCCTTTTTAAGGTAGGTAGGTGTCTCTTAGCCCCAGCTGCATTCATAGGGCCAGCTCCACGGAGAGACACTTCAGCCAAAATTTAGGGGTGAAATTATACTTTAACAAAGTAAACACTACCTGGAACTGTCAAGAACCACTGGAACCTCCTCAAGTAGCCCCATAGCCCTTCTAAAGCACAGAACGTCTGTGAACACCCTTGGGACTGCTGGAACCCACAGGACCTTGTGACCTctacctcctcctgcaggtctgCTGAAATCTCCAGAAGGACACTGGTTTAGTGTCCAGGTGAGGTCATTTTTTACTCGTTTACGAAACTGTTAAGAGAAGTGTTAGTACCTAAATCTTTCTTATTTGTAGCAGTCCATCAAGGTCTTTAAAAGAGAATGGGAGATGATACTCTAATTGGTTTATTGCGCTTCACGCCCCAGACACACCCATGATTAACACCTTAAATGCACTTACTCTATGCCCTTTAAATCCTTGATTGTTACAATGGAGCCCCAAATGAGTAAGTGAAGCGTCCGTTAACTGGCTGAATTAGTTCATGAGGATTTGAACATATTATCTGGCAGTCGAGGCtgtgtcagcagcagaaatTGAGCCTCCCGCagcttcattttttaaatgaaatatgtgcatgtgcgttCAGGAGGCAGAGCTGATGATGGCAGCATTCATCAGAAACCTCACTTCGAGATAATGAATACAAACATTCAGTGGATATGAGACTGTCGGAAACAGGCGCCCGCACTGGCCTGCTTCATTTCACtgaacatgttttaatttgCGGCAGCAGAGATGAGTCAGCGCCTCCTGATGATCACCTAAGCCTCCGGCTGTTTTATATCCTGTGATGACTGAGACTGATCAAATTAACATGCTGGATTTTCCAGGTACACtcttgtctctggctgttgcTCTGATTATATTTACCATCTATAACATGGCCCTGAGGAGCACTGGAATATCCTCAAGGACCTCGGAAGTCTCTCCAGGACCACTGGATCCATACATACGTACATACAACAACCAAAAGCCTTAAGAGCATAAtcagctgcatttgaagaatGGTCAACACAATAGAAGTAGACAGCTAGACTCAAGGACTTCTGCAACAAGGACCCTTCTTGAGGACAAACTTCAAAGATCCCTGAAAAGGCCTTAAAGGGAGATTtcacataaaatgaaaattcactcattatctactcaccactatggcgatggaggggtgggtgaagtatTAACAACGCTACTTCAGCTAGCATTGCTACTTCCGGTCGTGGACTTTTAGCTTAAAACTTTACAcgtgtaaatgacgccgtttcgagttgaatttgattgtcggggcttacggacacttggatgacatcacaggagcagtaggcattttatgttgttattttctttttgaaatattGATCACAAACttccattttatttgatttggctgcaacgctgtttacccctgagactccagaagtgttttgtggactcaaacacttcccccacccctccatcaacATAGTGGTGAGAAGCTAGGGggtgaatttttatttttaggggaactatccctttaaggacaCAGAGGGACATCATAATGATGCTTCTTCAAGGACCCCTACATCCCTCACGATTGCCCTTGGCACATACCTAAGAACTTCTGGAACCTCTCAAGGGACTCacaatacaatttaaaactTAATAACTCCTTAACTGTCCCTTATTTAACATTCTTAGAACACtctcaaaaacacatgatttgtCCAAGAAAGTTTCAAGCACCAGCATAACATCCTGTAATGTCCCCAACACTTCCTCAGTCAACTAAAATAACCTGTGTCCAAATCCCTGGAGCCTAAACCTccttaaagttgcagtgtgtggaatttagtgacataaagtagtgaagttgcatgttgcagctgaatacccctcacctcatcctccccttccaaacatgaaagagaacctgtggtaaccttcagttttcataaaaactcaaagggtggGTTAGGGGTCCCTtttacctaaatcttacacactggacctttaaaacaTATCATATGTAAACTATGAGCTTCTATAAGGACTCTTTGATTGCTGGTCCTATTTGAGGTTTCCCAGAATCCTCTATGGGTCCCCTACAAACCGCCTGGGTCTCAGGTTTCCTTTTGAATCTCATTTGATGCCCTTAAAATGTTTCGAATGAACGAAAGAAACCTCCTTCAATGCCCTTACACACTAGAAGACGTCTAAAACCGCCTCTAACATTCTGGAAACtccaataaaataacaataataataatacgctTTATTAATATAGCACATTTTGAAACAAGGTGATTTACAAGTTACAAAAATTAAAGGCCAACTATaggaaacaataaaaagctATTTGAAGATCACATGACATCCGCTGAGGACCTCAGGTTTGGACCGGGCACGCGACCGTGTCAAAAGATCTCAAATGTTCCCGGTGGAAGTCCACAATCGGCCAGAAATGTCAgtaataaaatcttaaaatctatTATCTATAAAGAGAAGTTAAAATCTGTCCAATTTGCTCTATTTTAAAAGATTTGGTCTGGCTGCTGCGTTTTGGATGAGTGGTCTACTCTGTTGGCTCAGGCAGGTGAAGAGAGAATTGCAATAATCCAAATAAGAGGAAATTAAGGCATGAATCTTTGAGTTTTCTGAGCTGCAAAAAACTCGACTGGACAACTGTGTGAACCTGATTAGGAGGTAGGGTCAGCATCATAGGTGACACCAGGATTTTTCACATTTGTACCCCATGTTTTGTGACAGAGAACCTAGGTGCTTCGATGTGTATGTATTAACAGTGTCAGGGCCAATTTTCATTAACTCAGTCTTGTCAATATTTAAGTGCAAGAAGTTTTGAGCCATCCAGCATTTTATATAAAACCTCCCACACTTCCAACCTTAAAACAGTCCTCTGTATAAACATTATCTACTCAGCGAGCTGTGCTTTCATAATGACCTTTTCTTTATCTTACACACGGcataaagccctatgagacaaattgtgatttgtgaatatgggctatacaaataaaatttgattgataaaCCGTTGCATGTTTTACTGACTGaagctgccacctgctggtcaacATTAAgcatcacagcaacaaaaacaaaccatgcAGTCTTTTTTCTGTAACCTGCAAACGTCCTTAACCTTTAACAACAGTTAACCCATCTGCATCTCTTTACCTGAGAGGATCCTGTGATGGAcatttgacctggtgagacttctgaaataaagagattagaGAATCATAGtcttttaagtatactttattccttgcaaggaaggtcagacaatcatacagcatgcgaagagcattctgcagagggaatgacaaaggaacagttgcaggcgtgtgctttttatgcagatgcagtgaagagatgtgtgtgtgtgtttatgtttatttatgtgaactatgtgtgttgtgtgtgtacctatgtgaactgtgtgtgtgaactgagtgaatagtaaaatcccaggagataagacacaaacacatgctgaaggcctcctGGTCAAGCCAAAACCCAGACACAGGCTGAAGGCTTCTTCGAGCTCTTGGTGGGGGGGGACGAGCACAGTCTCAGTTTTGTGGCCCTGATGTCCTCTTGGCagctacacaagcagaaatagtatgcttagcagagataatatatagtgtggtataatggtaacattttccattacaatCCTCACACAGGATGTTAAAATCAAAAAATCAACTCTCCGACTTTCTTACAGCATCCAACAATCCCACAATGATCTTCTTCACATTCAGTGTGGATTCTCGAAAATTAAACAGAACTTTAATGAGAGCAGGTTCAGCTCAGAGAATCACATTAAAACTTGTCTACAGTCTGACTTCAGATCAGTCAGATTACTGAATTAAAGGCATCATTTCAACAGGGACAAAAGTACTGAGTTTCCAATAAAGTGACAAGCAATAAAGAGCAATAGATATTTGTATACATAAGCATAGACCAGTAATAGAACACTCTTATTCACAACCACTGAGGTTTAAAGAGACTAAATGGTCCTGACTGAGGATTTGGCATTTGGTCCTTAAGACACAATAAAGGAAGACACGAGTCATGAGACAGttaatgatgtcatcactcCTCCAGGTCACTGAGGCCGTTGCTGAGCAGGAAGTGAGGTCGGATCAGGGACAGAATGGGGCCCCTAGGTGCCCCGGCCAGGCAGTATGCCTCATCCACGCTAACGCCCTGGGACCGCAATGTGAGCAGGGCGGCGGAGCAGCTATCCCTGCCTCCACGTGACGTCATCAGGACCATGCTGAGAGGGCTGTCGAACATGCCGAACCGCTGCCGCATCTCACCCAGCTGAGCcgagaaactctgcagaggaagaaagtaAATGATCCTTTAATTAACAAATCTTTTGGTGCACTCTACGATTCTAAATCAGTCCAGGAAAAAATCCCCAGTTTTAGAAGGATGTTGCCACGAGCACCTGGGTGGCCTGTTGGCTCACTGGCATTGGGCTGATGTTGGAACGGATGTCGGCGTCTCCGCAGAACAAAACTCTGAGCTGCTCTGATGGACAGGAGGCCAAGTTCTGGTCCAGCAGTGCCGAGAGAACACCTGGAAAAATGATAAGGAGGATGGTTCACAAATCTGAGCTTTCAGGGTAAAATTACATATGTGGCTTCAAGCCACTGTAAactttacctttgacaactgaaacataatcactttatctttgggtccaagtgacaactggtcaaaaggtgaagaaattccctcaagacagtcttgagatatcacattcaagaggccaaaaaacttatttttgaccactgaaatctgatcAATTTATCAgtaagtccaagtgaatgtttgtactaaatctcttaagatatcatgtacaagaaaaacataaagatactttgtgaggccactgtgaccttgaccttcggCTACCAAAATTAAGTGActtaatccttgagtccaagtgactgTTTTGCCAAATGTGAAGGATGTGCCTTCctcacaaggcaaaaaatgtgctttgtaatgtcaccatgaccttgacctttgaccacaatatatctaatcagttcatccttgattcccagtgaatatttgtaccaaatttgaggaaattccctcaaggcattcttgagatattgcgttgGAGGCATAAATATGCCCcaaacctgttttattttccaaaatatcaAGCTGTTATCCCCTGATTAAGTGTTCTATATCCTGTCCTCTTTTACCAAATACCAATTTTTAGGCTCTTTGATCTGACAGTTGTTGTGATCAGTGGAGAGAACTCCTCAGAAACCTGCAGAGCTTCACATCAGCCataataaatgacagaaaacactaAACCTACTGACCATTCTGTGATGCCTGTGACGCCTCGTTTCTGTCTGTTGACAGGAAGAGCCGCACGTTATTTGTCAGCAGACTCTCGATGAAATCCTCTGCGCCGGAAAAACAAAACTTGCTGACTTCAAGACCTGTAACAGAGCAACAATGAAGTCAACAATGTCATTGAAAAGATGAGAAACTTCAAAACGGATCAGGTTCAGGCTGTAATCTGTCTGCTGATGACTGTTCAAGTTAAATCACCATAATGTCTGGTGCTGCTGATGATGCgggagctctgctgctgctgctccctgtcaGTGGTGACCAGGATGACATCAAACAGCAGCGACTCAGCAGGATTCTCCTCCAGCAGACGTTCATTCACTCTCTGGAGCgcctgaagagaaaaagaggaatagTAGTTATTAATAAACCAGTTACTTGCGAATGATAAAAGGTAGACTTGATTCAATTTGACAAGGATTCAGGTTTAATAGGGGGTTTGATACTAGACTAAGACTTAATAAAATGCTCAATAAATTTTGAGAAGCACAACCGGAAACATAATCAGCaacttttctgacatttaatcAATTGCTTCAGTcatttgacaaagaaaaaagtacGATCTGAGCCTTTCAAAAAACAATCTGTTGTCACAAGTACCTGGAGGTCTGAtcgaacaaaacaagacattagAACTCATCAACTTCTGCTTCGTGACCAGAcgttttacattttttagatGTTACCAAGATTGAAgtgatgaatataaaaaatgtacacacacacacacacacacacacacacacacacacacacacacacacacacacacacacacacacacacacacacacacacacacacacacacacacacacacacacacacacacacacacacacacacctgtagcAGTGGGAACGCCGTGCCCACTTTGTACacctcatcaccatcatcagctCCGGATTCAAACACTGCACAAGATGTTACTGCGACGACCACTGCACGATCAGCATCCTTCTGCAGACAAGACACAGAACCTGTATCTTCATCTGTAATTTCTATAAATATTACCATTAAATCAGAGGGTCCGTAGAGAAAAAAGCAGTTTTATGTCAAAGCTAACTATAAAACCAGAGGTAGAAGGAGCAATTTGAATCTTTAATAAAAAGGTGCCAATACCACAATGTAGAAATACAAGTAAAAgttgttcatttaaaatgtctacAACTAAATTCAAGTTAAATTCAAGAAATTTTAAGACTGTTTTAATACCACTTGAAATTAAACTTTAAGCCCAAACTTGTAAattataaacaaacatatattcATGTCCGTTCGACTCCATGGCCTTGATCGCCATTGTCTCAAGTTTGACACAGTGCAGTTTGCTTCCTAAGCTGCAGGCGCTGGCTTTAACCACCTCAAGTACTTGACATTCTCAAACCACATATCGTTCGACTTGTATTTCCCCATATGTTCATACACCAACAAGCAGGCTGGCTACAAAGGCGTTCGCTTAACGCATAAACTTAACCAGGATAGTGCGATTTTTGCGGCATCCTTTGGTGGTGATGTgcctaaaagaaatgtttacCCATCCAAACAGAATTTAAGAGAGTTAAAGTATTTGCATCAAGATATgaggaaaatacaaaatgcCGAATGACCCAATCAGGAAACAGTATATCATTAGATGATAAATTATCAATGCATTCATGTGTACATCACTTTAATGTTGCAGCTGGTAGAGTTGTAAATTACTCCCTTACCatcaattaaatatatattaacttaccctataataaaaacatttaatacgTTTGTTAAATTctgaattattaatataaaGTCTGCAAAGCAACCAAATGTATTTGAGTAAAAAGTGCAATATTTGCTCCAAAATTGTAATGAAGCAGGAATGACGTATAAATGAATGACGTATAAATGAATGAGGAATAACTGATTGAAACTCCATAgtctcaacacaacacattgcAACAACCACTGTATTCACATGTCCAAAACCCAAAATCTGCACTGTTATTAATTGCAATTTATTAGATACTCTGTGCAGCAACGATTCCAAACCAGTTGAACCTGTTTTACACAAGTTTACACTTGAGTAAAGAGTGGgattgaggtgtgtgtgtgtcctggagACTCGGCGGAGTCAGTCTCACCTGCTTCACGTCGGTGTTTAGGACCGTGGAGACCATGTCCGCCCCTCAGATGATGACACCCTGCAGTCGAATATATTTTAGAAACATCCAATATACGACTAATCACTACAACTTCTGCCAACTACAACCTGAGCTGTCCCGTCAAACTTCCCCCAGAAACACACAGCTGCCAATTTAggttccttcttcttcttctctcttcttcttcttcttcttgtttaatGGCGGGTGACACCTAACGTtaaaggtgcattaccgccacctactaTGCTGGAGTGTTTGGTCTGCggaaatcatagactgtatataaaaaggaggaaatacataagtagaaataaaaacaaataaataaataaataaataa comes from the Hippoglossus stenolepis isolate QCI-W04-F060 chromosome 5, HSTE1.2, whole genome shotgun sequence genome and includes:
- the LOC118110207 gene encoding cytosolic 5'-nucleotidase 1B — encoded protein: MVSTVLNTDVKQKDADRAVVVAVTSCAVFESGADDGDEVYKVGTAFPLLQALQRVNERLLEENPAESLLFDVILVTTDREQQQQSSRIISSTRHYGLEVSKFCFSGAEDFIESLLTNNVRLFLSTDRNEASQASQNGVLSALLDQNLASCPSEQLRVLFCGDADIRSNISPMPVSQQATQSFSAQLGEMRQRFGMFDSPLSMVLMTSRGGRDSCSAALLTLRSQGVSVDEAYCLAGAPRGPILSLIRPHFLLSNGLSDLEE